In Erwinia pyrifoliae DSM 12163, the genomic window GGTTGGGCATGTGGAAGCCGGGCTGCGCACCGGCGACCTATGGTCTCCGTGGCCTGAAGAAGCGAACCGCACGTTGACGGGGCGCCTGGCGAGCTATCATTTTGCCCCCACCGCCAGCACACAGCAGAACCTGCTGCGTGAGAATGTCCCTGCTGAACGGATCTTCGTTACCGGCAATACGGTGATTGACGCGCTGTTCTGGGTGCGCGACCGGGTATTAAATGATGATGCGTTAAGAAACAGCCTTGCGGTGCGTTACCCATTCCTCTGTGCTGATAAAAAAATGATTTTGGTCACCGGGCACCGACGCGAAAGCTTTGGCGATGGTTTTGAACGTATTTGCAACGCGCTGGCAGATATTGCACGCCTGCATCCGCAGGCACAGATCGTCTATCCGGTACATCTTAATCCCAACGTGAGTGAGCCGGTCAATCGCATTCTGCACGGGATTGATAACGTCATTCTTATCGAACCGCAGGAATACCTGCCGTTTGTCTGGTTGATGAACCGCGCCTGGCTGATCCTGACTGATTCGGGCGGCATTCAGGAGGAAGCGCCCTCGTTGGGCAAACCGGTGCTGGTGATGCGCGACACCACCGAGCGCCCCGAAGCGGTTACTGCCGGCACGGTGCGCCTGGTTGGCACGGACGGCGCGAAAATCGTTAGTGAAGTCACCCGTTTGCTGACCGATGATGAAGCCTGGCAATCCATGAGCCGCGCGCATAATCCCTACGGTGACGGGCTGGCCTGCCAGCGTATTGTGCAGGCGCTAAAAAAAATTGGATAACATGATGATCTTCAAAACCATTTCAGTCATCGGACTGGGCTACATTGGTCTGCCCACCGCCGCCGCCTTTGCATCATGTCAAAGGCAGGTTATGGGTATTGATATCAATGCACATGCGGTTGCCACCATCAATCGCGGAGAGGTGCATTTCACCGAGCCGGACCTGGATCGCGTGGTGAAAACGGCGGTAGAGGGCGGGTTTTTACGTGCTGCAACCCAGCCGCAGCCTGCTGATGCCTTTCTGATTGCCGTTCCTACGCCGTTCAGAGGCAATCACCAGCCGGATATGACTTATGTGCAGGCGGCAGCCGAGTCTGTTGCTACGGTGCTGAAAAAGGGCGATCTGGTGATCCTTGAGTCGACCTCGCCGGTGGGTTCCACCGAGCAAATGGCGCAATGGCTGGCGGCCGCCCGGCCGGATTTAACTTTCCCGCAGCAGGCGGGCGAAGCTGCTGATATCCAGGTGGCTTACTGCCCGGAACGCGTCCTGCCGGGGCGGGTGATGGCCGAACTGTGCAAAAACGATCGGGTGATTGGCGGTATGACCGCCACCTGTTCGCAGCGGGCCAGTGACCTCTACAAGCTGTTCGTGGAAGGCGAGTGTGTGGTGACCAACTCGCGTACTGCGGAGATGTGTAAACTGACGGAAAACAGCTTCCGCGATGTGAATATTGCTTTCGCCAACGAGCTGTCGCTGATTTGTACTCAGCAGGGGATCAACGTCTGGGAATTAATCCGCCTGGCAAACCGTCATCCACGCGTCAATATCCTGCAACCCGGGCCTGGCGTTGGCGGTCACTGCATTGCCGTCGATCCGTGGTTTATCGTGGCACAGAACCCTGAGCTGGCGCGCCTGATCCGCACCGCGCGTGAAGTGAATGACGGCAAACCGCACTGGGTGCTGGAGCAGGTGCAAAAGCAGGTTGCCGATTGCCTGATGGCCAGTAATCGCCGTGCCAGCGAGCTGAAAATTGCCTGCCTTGGCCTGGCGTTTAAGCCCGATATTGACGATTTGCGTGAAAGCCCGGCGGTACAGGTGACCAGTATGATCGCCGCCTGGCATCAGGGTACCACGCTGGTGGTCGAGCCGAACGTGCAGCAACTTCCTGCTTCATTACAGGAAAAGGTCACGCTGGTCACTTTGGATGAAGCGCTGCAGCAGGCTGATGTGCTGGTGATGCTGGTCGATCACCGCCAGTTTAAGGCAATCGACCCGGCCACGCTTAATCAGCCGTGGATTGTTGATACCAAAGGGGTGTGGAAATGAGGCGTATTTTGGTTACCGGTGGAGCCGGTTTTATTGGTTCTGCCGTTGTTCGTCACATCCTGTCTTCCACGCCGGATCGGGTTCTGGTGCTGGATAAACTCAGCTATGCAGGCAATCTGGCCTCTTTGGCTCCGGTTGCGGAAAATCCGCGTTTTGCCTTCAGCAAAGTGGATATCTGCGACCGCGCCGCGCTGGATGGTGCGATCGCCGCTTTTCAGCCGCAGCTGATTATGCATCTTGCGGCAGAAAGCCACGTTGACCGCTCCATTGACGGCCCGCTGGCGTTTGTTGAGACGAATATTGTCGGCACCTATATGATGCTGGAAGCAGCCAGACATTATTGGACGTCATTGCCTGCCCCAGAGAGATCGGCTTTCATTTTTCACCATATCTCTACCGATGAAGTGTTTGGCGATCTGGAAAACGATACTGATTTCTTCACCGAAACCACGCCTTATGCTCCCAGCAGCCCCTATTCTGCGACGAAAGCGAGTAGCGATCACTTAGTTCGCGCCTGGCATCGTACCTATGGGCTGCCGGTGATTGTGACCAACTGCTCCAACAACTACGGCCCGTACCATTTCCCGGAAAAACTGATCCCTCTGATGATTATCAATGCGTTAGCGGGTAAGCCGCTGCCGGTTTATGGTGATGGCGGGCAGATTCGCGACTGGCTGTATGTTGACGATCATGCGCGTGCGCTTTATCAAGTTGTCACGGCGGGCAAAGTGGGAGAAACCTATAATATCGGCGGACACAGCGAACGGCGTAATATCGACGTCGTTGAAACACTTTGCGCATTGCTTGAAGAGCTGGCACCTGAAAAACCGGCCGGACTGGGTCATTATCGCGACCTGATCACCCGGGTTGCCGACAGGCCTGGCCACGATCGACGCTATGCCATTGACGCCGGGAAAATTGAGCGTGAGCTGGGCTGGCGTCCACAGGAAACCTTTGAAAGCGGCATGCGTAAAACCGTGAGCTGGTTTATTAATAATCCGGCCTGGTGGCAACGCGTGTTGGACGGCAGCTACCGGGGTGAACGTCTGGGGTTGTCTTTATGACCATGAAGAGAGGTAAACGATGAAAGGCATCGTTCTGGCCGGCGGCTCTGGCACGCGCCTGCACCCCATTACCCGAGGGCTGTCCAAACAGCTGCTGCCCGTCTATGACAAACCGATGATCTATTATCCGTTGTCGGTGCTGATGCTGGCGGGTATTCGCGACGTTCTCATTATCACCACCCCGGAAGACAAACCGCATTACCAGCGTTTGCTCGGTGAAGGAGATGAGTTCGGCATCCGGCTAACTTATGCCGAGCAGGCTAGCCCCGATGGTCTGGCGCAGGCGTTTATCATTGGCGAGGCGTTTATTGGCGGCGACAGCTGCTGCCTGGTGCTGGGCGATAATATCTTTTTTGGCCAGGGGTTCAGCCCAAAACTGAAGCAGGCGGTGGAAAATCCCTCTGGCGCAACCGTATTCGGCTACCAGGTGATGGATCCGGAACGTTTTGGCGTTGTGGAGTTCGACGACAACTTCCGCGCTCTGTCGCTGGAAGAAAAACCCAGCCAGCCGAAGTCGCGCTGGGCGGTGACCGGCCTCTATTTCTATGACAATCGTGTGGTGGAGTTCGCTAAGCAGGTGCGCCCATCGGTACGGGGTGAGCTGGAAATTACCTCGATCAATCAGATGTACCTGGAGCGCGGCGAACTTAACGTGCAGCTACTGGGACGGGGCTTTGCCTGGCTTGACACCGGTACCCATGACAGCCTGATTGAAGCCAGTACCTTTGTACAGACGGTGGAAAAACGCCAGGGATTCAAGATTGCCTGCCTGGAAGAGATCGGCTGGCGTAACGGCTGGCTGTCGGACGACGAGGTGCGCCGCTCTGCTGCTGCGCTGACAAAAACCGGCTACGGCCAGTACTTATCCGATCTGCTGCATGTCCGTCCTCGCCAGTATTAAGCCCCTGGAGTGGGAGAGCGCCTTTTTTGGCCGCCGTTGTGCATTACTGGAGCTGACAGGTGACAGCGTGCTGGATGCGGCACGGCTGAATGACTGGGATCTGGTGCAGGTTAAAGTGATGGCGCAGCAGAGCGCCGAGCTGGACGCGCTGAGCGCGCTCGGATTCCGGCTGGTAGAGGGTGAAGCAGAATGTGTTTCAGGCATTTCTGCCGGGGAACGCCCGGCAGGTATTCGTATTGCCCGCACAGAACATATACCGCTGCTTCGCCGCGCGGCAGAAGACGCGTTCACCTATAGCCGCTTTCGCACCCCCTGGTTTGCTGCTGGCGACAGCGGGCGCTTCTACGCGCAGTGGATAGAGAATGCCGTGCGCGGCACTTTTGACCACCAGTGCCTGCTGGCGGTGGACGAAACGGGCGCGACACAAGGTTTTGTCTCGCTGCGTGAACTGCCGGAGGGTACGGGGCGCATTGGCCTGCTGGCCGTATTGCCAGAGTATCAGGGGCTGGGCATCGGCCAGCGGCTAATGGATGCCGCAAACGACTGGTGTCGTGCTCGTCGTCTCACGCGACTTCACGTTGCGACACAGTTGGGTAACTTGTCCGCGCTGCGCCTCTATCTGCGCTGCGGGGGCGTCTTTGAGCGTACTGCCTATTGGCTATACAGGGAAATGACATGATCCCGTTTAACGCCCCACCGGTGGTGGGCACTGAAATTGAATACATGCGCTCGGCAATGAGCAGTGGAAAACTGTGCGGTGATGGTGGCTTTACCCACCGCTGCCAGCAGTGGATGGAGCAGCATTTCGGCAGCCGTAAAGTGTTGCTGACCCCATCCTGTACCGCTTCGCTGGAAATGGCGGCGATCCTGCTGGATATTCAGCCCGGTGATGAAGTGATCATGCCGAGCTATACCTTCGTATCGACCGCTAATGCGTTTGTACTGCGTGGTGCCACCATCGTGTTTGTCGATGTACGCCCGGATACGATGAATATCGATGAAAACCTGATTGAAGCGGCCATCACTGCAAAAACCAAAGCGATTGTCCCGGTGCATTATGCTGGCGTGGCCTGTGAGATGGACACCATTATGGCGCTGGCGAAAAAGCATCGGCTGTGGGTGGTTGAGGACGCCGCTCAGGGCGTGATGTCAACCTATAAAGGTCGGGCGCTCGGCACTATTGGTCATATTGGCTGCTTCAGTTTCCATGAAACGAAAAACTATACCGCCGGTGGGGAAGGGGGGGCGACGCTTGTCAATGAGGTGACGCTGATCGAACGGGCGGAGGTCATCCGCGAGAAAGGCACCAACCGCAGCCAGTTCTTCCGTGGCCAGGTGGATAAGTATACCTGGCGTGATATCGGATCCAGCTACCTGATGGCCGATTTGCAGGCCGCTTATCTGTGGGCGCAGCTGGAAGTGGCGGAAGCGGTTAACCAGCAGAGGCTGCGGCTGTGGCAAAATTACCATGATGCACTGCAACCCATTGCCGCACGAGGGCGTATCACGCTTCCCGCCCTACCTGCTGGTTGCGAGCATAATGCCCATATGTTCTGGCTGAAACTGCGCGATGGCTGCGATCGCAGCGCGCTGATTGCCTGGCTGAAAGAAGCGGAGATCCTTGCCGTGTTTCACTATATTCCGCTGCATTCTTCTCCGGCTGGCCAGCGTTTTGGCCGCCTCTGTGGCGAGGATCGCTACACGCAGCAGGAGAGCGACCGTCTGTTACGGCTGCCGCTGTTTTATAACCTTTCTGACAGTCAGCAGAAAACGGTGATTAGCGCCTTGTTGAGTTATTTCTCCTGATATGTCACTGGCCAAAGCGTCAATGTGGACGGCGGCTTCCACGCTGGTGAAAATTGTTGCCGGACTGCTGGTGGTGAAGATGCTGGCGGT contains:
- the rffC gene encoding dTDP-4-amino-4,6-dideoxy-D-galactose acyltransferase, whose amino-acid sequence is MSVLASIKPLEWESAFFGRRCALLELTGDSVLDAARLNDWDLVQVKVMAQQSAELDALSALGFRLVEGEAECVSGISAGERPAGIRIARTEHIPLLRRAAEDAFTYSRFRTPWFAAGDSGRFYAQWIENAVRGTFDHQCLLAVDETGATQGFVSLRELPEGTGRIGLLAVLPEYQGLGIGQRLMDAANDWCRARRLTRLHVATQLGNLSALRLYLRCGGVFERTAYWLYREMT
- the wecB gene encoding non-hydrolyzing UDP-N-acetylglucosamine 2-epimerase, coding for MKVLTVFGTRPEAIKMAPLVHALAQEDGIESRLCVTAQHREMLDQVLQLFAITPDYDLNIMQPGQGLTEITSRILAGLKTVFADFTPDVVLVHGDTTTTLAASLAAFYHRIPVGHVEAGLRTGDLWSPWPEEANRTLTGRLASYHFAPTASTQQNLLRENVPAERIFVTGNTVIDALFWVRDRVLNDDALRNSLAVRYPFLCADKKMILVTGHRRESFGDGFERICNALADIARLHPQAQIVYPVHLNPNVSEPVNRILHGIDNVILIEPQEYLPFVWLMNRAWLILTDSGGIQEEAPSLGKPVLVMRDTTERPEAVTAGTVRLVGTDGAKIVSEVTRLLTDDEAWQSMSRAHNPYGDGLACQRIVQALKKIG
- the rfbB gene encoding dTDP-glucose 4,6-dehydratase; translation: MRRILVTGGAGFIGSAVVRHILSSTPDRVLVLDKLSYAGNLASLAPVAENPRFAFSKVDICDRAALDGAIAAFQPQLIMHLAAESHVDRSIDGPLAFVETNIVGTYMMLEAARHYWTSLPAPERSAFIFHHISTDEVFGDLENDTDFFTETTPYAPSSPYSATKASSDHLVRAWHRTYGLPVIVTNCSNNYGPYHFPEKLIPLMIINALAGKPLPVYGDGGQIRDWLYVDDHARALYQVVTAGKVGETYNIGGHSERRNIDVVETLCALLEELAPEKPAGLGHYRDLITRVADRPGHDRRYAIDAGKIERELGWRPQETFESGMRKTVSWFINNPAWWQRVLDGSYRGERLGLSL
- the rfbA gene encoding glucose-1-phosphate thymidylyltransferase RfbA; translated protein: MKGIVLAGGSGTRLHPITRGLSKQLLPVYDKPMIYYPLSVLMLAGIRDVLIITTPEDKPHYQRLLGEGDEFGIRLTYAEQASPDGLAQAFIIGEAFIGGDSCCLVLGDNIFFGQGFSPKLKQAVENPSGATVFGYQVMDPERFGVVEFDDNFRALSLEEKPSQPKSRWAVTGLYFYDNRVVEFAKQVRPSVRGELEITSINQMYLERGELNVQLLGRGFAWLDTGTHDSLIEASTFVQTVEKRQGFKIACLEEIGWRNGWLSDDEVRRSAAALTKTGYGQYLSDLLHVRPRQY
- the wecC gene encoding UDP-N-acetyl-D-mannosamine dehydrogenase, with translation MIFKTISVIGLGYIGLPTAAAFASCQRQVMGIDINAHAVATINRGEVHFTEPDLDRVVKTAVEGGFLRAATQPQPADAFLIAVPTPFRGNHQPDMTYVQAAAESVATVLKKGDLVILESTSPVGSTEQMAQWLAAARPDLTFPQQAGEAADIQVAYCPERVLPGRVMAELCKNDRVIGGMTATCSQRASDLYKLFVEGECVVTNSRTAEMCKLTENSFRDVNIAFANELSLICTQQGINVWELIRLANRHPRVNILQPGPGVGGHCIAVDPWFIVAQNPELARLIRTAREVNDGKPHWVLEQVQKQVADCLMASNRRASELKIACLGLAFKPDIDDLRESPAVQVTSMIAAWHQGTTLVVEPNVQQLPASLQEKVTLVTLDEALQQADVLVMLVDHRQFKAIDPATLNQPWIVDTKGVWK
- the rffA gene encoding dTDP-4-amino-4,6-dideoxygalactose transaminase — protein: MIPFNAPPVVGTEIEYMRSAMSSGKLCGDGGFTHRCQQWMEQHFGSRKVLLTPSCTASLEMAAILLDIQPGDEVIMPSYTFVSTANAFVLRGATIVFVDVRPDTMNIDENLIEAAITAKTKAIVPVHYAGVACEMDTIMALAKKHRLWVVEDAAQGVMSTYKGRALGTIGHIGCFSFHETKNYTAGGEGGATLVNEVTLIERAEVIREKGTNRSQFFRGQVDKYTWRDIGSSYLMADLQAAYLWAQLEVAEAVNQQRLRLWQNYHDALQPIAARGRITLPALPAGCEHNAHMFWLKLRDGCDRSALIAWLKEAEILAVFHYIPLHSSPAGQRFGRLCGEDRYTQQESDRLLRLPLFYNLSDSQQKTVISALLSYFS